A stretch of Toxoplasma gondii ME49 chromosome V, whole genome shotgun sequence DNA encodes these proteins:
- a CDS encoding hypothetical protein (encoded by transcript TGME49_220470): MISPPLHQEQPLGFGPLARATDAVSPRAGMSTNAPSLSTSSLPAVSSDFFAFPPLPCALSMTRSSVSTPCLITASPSRSSAPRSSSAIPAMGPAGDFVRMQKTQKDLEYSGSRKPRSSLESRSTLTLLLQPRDSMDGRQLSRSDDEKRAFPEANCPPPLLSVAVSERLSGVRRGDMSPVDTERDLGLSPEICEAPLFGALSHPHSNPTHFSSVHSSAVGAGAPQQQPLHPEMSPCMPSRTSQTPLHPSGSRDALGVNDVASRPSKAGLVWSSTEGRSSRVSSGAVLSCTAVPPGSLKSESWLRTLSPGGLDEQASLETSASSARVEKEFRGLWDVPEAGQVTPGATGMSPSRASPGKAENSPGGRRATPGPTFEAEQESPWAHLVRDSNQPFAPVIGHYVEGFTSSSSGSSTSISPSPSRSPVRRRVGRRAPGDPVVGDDPEVSWYPARARKPRRPSSGTESSSTGEELAPESGPFGVDAGNQFVQLSRALLGGDGRSTSESSDADSEVESQRLEQQQLLQELRLRTLGVGAERRTRGRASANRRATGTAGTDDEASATGPIWRSARMAETNLGDKEWGSRGDGRDASSLEREGRRTGSLAVSDASSMSPRSAGACRRLRDASGAEYEGPAAASRIRRGRSMHRKSRGRQAKEGAPVGPQSSLGLQFFTEGSLFHALLFGDPMFNAEGLRTDDSDVSSGPEPSPSPVVVPVERPRANKQAPQRTRTLCNGAPPDLLEGVNRRRQDSSRGEACADEGETGVSEGVEGGPWAPPRRSAHAHRVWNGITSTSPVTVGSGTETPDAPDPRPSRRGGGAPAPRGQRQLVRVPGRVLGPGLRASRSVTETEDDDPDGVHAAGRKGKREGLNVFALGSSPSSGGENSRGDNMKFMTFFSQFTGQGNVSADDQSPKSEWSSSRESSVSARARGGSEDSFKLSPKALIVSEELDGELSRGVGVNRSQTHLWGQGPRHAGKSGSASVAESTRTAEAAWIGRGYSAHCKQASTCATKGRQDLLDGAVVSLSPRARGACLEPGLLAYPRKEESSALPSQRPSLAGTTASGVSSKRRLSDGLDWELTNLSRRSSQTFEHSTGGTTPIQNLQRPQAGKHGCLPSGNDCGAALPVGACDATHADGVRCVSDAKATADPRGGARTAEGKEVNGVGGVGLSRLREAAQHPLGVREERRDTFPRFAATNAESTKSRTGEVCEEGRHTRPETGSPSHGSLIGSWGGGGTRRSPGTSSENAGQTETSVSVVPFSDFPSEASGTSQVGSRHLVGNSRGHDEVQQRTLRKANDVTLGQELCDPGDFQGKPKERSVREERGGLVDRAESSGSFISPLSSLYSAWGFS; the protein is encoded by the exons ATGATCAGTCCGCCTCTCCACCAGGAACAGCCGCTAGGCTTTGGCCCGCTTGCGCGCGCGACAGACGCTGTGAGTCCTCGCGCGGGCATGTCGACTAAcgctccgtctctctccacttcatCTCTCCCTGCTGTGTCTTCTgacttcttcgcgttccCTCCCTTGCCCTGCGCCCTCTCCATGACACGTTCTTCCGTCTCCACTCCTTGCCTCATCACAGCCTCGCCCTCTCGATCTTCGGCGCCCCGGTCCTCCTCAGCCATTCCAGCGATGGGCCCCGCAGGAGACTTTGTCAGGATGCAGAAAACCCAGAAGGACCTCGAGTATTCTGGGAGTCGAAAGCCTCGCAGCTCTCTCGAGTCTCGGAGCACCCTCACTTTGCTGCTGCAACCTAGGGACTCCATGGACGGGCGTCAGTTATCTCGTTCAGATGATGAGAAACGAGCTTTTCCGGAGGCGAATTGTCCTCcacctctcctttctgtggCGGTTTCTGAGCGTCTGAGTGGTGTCCGTCGTGGCGACATGTCGCCCGTAGATACCGAAAGAGATCTCGGCCTGTCCCCCGAGATTTGTGAAGCCCCCCTCTTCGGTGCTCTGAGTCACCCTCACTCGAATCCGACTCACTTCTCCAGCGTGCATTCGTCGGCAGTTGGAGCCGGTGCtccgcagcagcagccgctgcACCCAGAAATGTCTCCGTGCATGCCATCCAGGACTTCACAGACGCCCTTGCACCCTTCAGGGTCGAGAGACGCGCTGGGGGTCAACGATGTAGCCTCGAGGCCTTCAAAGGCGGGTCTGGTCTGGAGCTCTACCGAGGGCCGTTCCAGCCGTGTCTCCAGTGGTGCTGTCTTGTCCTGCACTGCTGTCCCTCCAGGCTCACTCAAATCGGAGTCTTGGCTGAGAACTTTATCTCCGGGGGGTTTGGACGAACAGGCAAGTCTCGAgacgtctgcgtcttcagcAAGGGTCGAGAAAGAGTTTCGGGGACTCTGGGACGTCCCAGAAGCGGGCCAGGTGACCCCAGGGGCCACAGGGATGAGTCCCTCGCGGGCCTCTCCAGGCAAAGCAGAGAACTCTCCAGGGGGTCGGCGCGCTACGCCTGGGCCGACGTTTGAGGCGGAACAGGAGTCGCCCTGGGCGCACCTTGTCCGCGACTCGAACCAGCCGTTTGCCCCTGTGATCGGCCACTATGTCGAGGGTTTCACCAGTAGCAGCTCTGGGAGCAGCACGTCGAtctcgccctcgccttcgcggAGCCCGGTGCGCCGCAGAGTCGGCCGCAGGGCCCCAGGAGACCCCGTCGTCGGCGACGATCCCGAGGTCTCCTGGTACCCGGCGCGGGCCAGGAAGCCCCGGAGGCCCAGCTCGGGGACTGAGAGCAGCTCGACGGGTGAGGAGCTGGCGCCTGAAAGCGGACCGTTCGGAGTCGACGCCGGGAACCAGTTCGTGCAGCTTTCGCGGGCGTTGTTGGGCGGAGACGGCAGATCCACTTCAGAAAGTTCAGACGCCGACAGCGAAGTCGAGTCTCAGAGGctggagcagcagcagctgctccaAGAGCTGCGTCTCAGGACCCTCGGCGTCGGCGCCGAACGGAGAACCCGAGGGCGGGCGTCGGCCAATAGACGGGCAACGGGGACGGCTGGGACCGACGACGAAGCTTCTGCGACAGGCCCAATTTGGAGATCTGCCAGGATGGCTGAAACGAATTTGGGAGACAAGGAGTGGGGGAGCCGAGGCgacggcagagacgcgagttCGCTAGAAcgggaaggaaggagaacaggGTCCTTAGCTGTCTCCGATGCTTCCTCGATGTCTCCTCGAAGCGCAGGCGCCTGCAGACGCCTCAGAGATGCGTCAGGTGCCGAGTACGAGGGGCCAGCGGCGGCGTCGCGCATTCGCCGCGGTCGGAGCATGCACCGCAAATCGCGAGGCAGGCAGGCGAAGGAGGGGGCTCCCGTGGGGCCGCAGAGTTCTCTTGGACTCCAGTTCTTCACAGAGGGCTCGCTGTTCCACGCGCTGCTCTTTGGAGACCCGATGTTCAATGCCGAGGGCCTCCGAACCGATGACAGCGATGTCTCCTCAGGCCCGGAGCCCAGTCCGTCCCCGGTGGTGGTCCCTGTGGAGAGACCCAGGGCAAACAAGCAGGCGCCACAGAGGACTCGCACCCTATGCAATGGGGCGCCTCCCGATCTGTTGGAGGGCGTGAACAGACGTCGCCAAGACAGCTCGCGGGGCGAGGCCTGTgccgacgaaggagagacaggtgtATCCGAGGGAGTGGAAGGCGGTCCCTGGGCTCCGCCTCGCCGTTCTGCACATGCCCACCGAGTCTGGAATGGAATCACTTCCACTTCTCCGGTGACTGTGGGGTCGGGGACAGAGACCCCGGATGCCCCCGATCCTCGCCCTTCTCGGCGGGGCGGTGGCGCCCCGGCGCCCcgagggcagagacagctCGTTCGAGTTCCAGGACGAGTTCTGGGGCCCGGCCTCAGGGCGTCGAGGTCCGttacggagacagaagacgacgaccCAGATGGGGTGCATGCGGCAGGACGAAAAGGGAAGCGCGAGGGGTTAAATGTCTTTGCGTTAGGTAGCAGCCCATCTTCTGGAGGTGAGAATTCCAGAGGGGACAACATGAAGTTCATGACATTTTTCAGTCAGTTCACGGGCCAGGGGAATGTCTCTGCGGATGACCAAAGTCCGAAGTCCGAGTGGAGCAGCAGCCGAGAGAGCAGCGTGAGCGCCAGAGCGCGTGGCGGCAGCGAGGACAGCTTCAAGCTGTCTCCGAAGGCCCTCATCGTCTCCGAAGAGCTCGACGGAGAACTGTCAAGGGGTGTCGGAGTCAACAGGTCCCAGACACACCTGTGGGGTCAGGGGCCTCGGCATGCGGGCAAATCCGGATCTGCGAGTGTCGCGGAGTCCACCAGGACAGCCGAAGCGGCGTGGATTGGACGCGGGTATTCGGCGCATTGCAAGCAGGCGTCCACTTGTGCGACAAAAGGGAGACAAGACTTGCTCGACGGAGCGGTCGTGTCTCTCAGTCCGCGGGCACGCGGGGCTTGCCTTGAGCCGGGGCTTCTCGCATATccaaggaaagaggaaagtaGTGCCTTGCCAAGCCAGAGACCGTCACTGGCGGGGACGACGGCgtcaggtgtctcctcgaagCGGCGCCTTTCCGACGGACTCGACTGGGAACTTACCAACCTGTCTCGTCGCTCGTCGCAGACCTTTGAACACTCCACAGGTGGGACAACTCCGATTCAGAATCTGCAGAGGCCTCAAGCAGGGAAGCACGGCTGTCTCCCCTCGGGAAACGACTGCGGCGCCGCACTCCCCGTGGGCGCATGCGACGCGACTCATGCGGATGGGGTTCGATGTGTCTCGGATGCAAAGGCGACGGCAGACCCGCGGGGCGGGGCGCGAACTGCAGAGGGGAAGGAAGTTAATGGAGTGGGAGGCGTTGGTTTGTCCCGACTcagggaagcagcgcagcACCCGCTGGGTGttcgagaagagcgacgagacaCGTTCCCTAGGTTTGCAGCGACAAATGCGGAGTCTACGAAAAGCCGAACGGGAGAAGTTTGCGAGGAGGGGCGACACACGCGGCCAGAGACGGGAAGCCCCTCTCATGGCTCATTGATAGGTTCCTGGGGTGGAGGAGGCACACGAAGGTCGCCAGGAACGTCTTCTGAAAACGCGGGTCAAACAG AAACTTCCGTTTCGGTGGTGCCTTTCTCGGATTTTCCCTCTGAGGCAAGTGGTACCTCTCAGGTTGGATCGCGACACCTTGTTGGCAACAGTCGAGGTCACGACGAGGTGCAGCAGAGGACTCTGAGAAAAGCGAATGATGTGACTTTAGGACAGGAGCTCTGCGATCCTGGAGACTTCCAAGGGAAGCCAAAAGAAAGGAGTGTCCGTGAAGAGCGTGGCGGACTCGTGGACAGGGCGGAGTCTTCAGGATCGTTcatctcgcctctgtctAGTCTCTACAGCGCGTGGGGATTCTCTTGA
- a CDS encoding hypothetical protein (encoded by transcript TGME49_220480), with the protein MYPRVSFRACRAQAGAIVTTTPHAAAEIYAAPSEEAVERIVHATASQLLLCFSSSSSSSSSSSSSSSPPLASSEPAECFRDSACRLSARAVGVAGAAGEPTERATEASERGAPLAGGGRSIFFDASAREFFSDEDQLCILLGYHHAASLRPILDSLSPFLFRLLLFSGPREPLLPAGHPSACSRSALSLSPWVVELCRQPGTLQRVLQGLSRDAHVDQARSLLEEETRLLDMLASALSTAELHQSQAPRRAPVSEAPARPRRQRQCPGDTSGGCAEAGRTRERSRASEGDIEEQATGRGPCERRTSEASGSYTRVEKGEDASLSALDQVAWRLLDHCCERFLLLERGQGGQGRSHRQSSCLPLLSTAGMRILLHLVRAAEARPLRVRVRNEEPVEDDLVDELNRVPTQRRTDSDRGHLRGDCVSVSSSPGNPVASVEGWQRSSDVRGVAKRGEEKPREQSFREAPAEMWTVASLCRLRQTASRLQRMLLRSPLSEFSHADALVALPAAAVFLDQVQDSVASLLQRAQSAEGGTLQGETASEQQVEPEAAECRRGLTQSGDSLSGAAAPSWGEGEPRSEDLGEQTKERRALGRALKARVFQEVDRREAEATLLADDVVDCLNAIVRVRSARLSTVALLLRTLCNRTDDFSPEQREDLSVGLRLLHASLQRQSPSPRARPRGSSAPSSLVRLQSREVRIREEGAQRQSGGGGEMQDRGKRAETTHKASKLVLSGQQEDSQEIVFFSCRDARNMRAQVSGAEWGNGSGIEVRAGDAATEREDDYKQVIAFLERIQEHKILERKHRSLISWSNRRW; encoded by the exons ATGTAtccgcgcgtctcctttcgAGCTTGCCGTGCTCAGGCGGGCGCCATCGTCACAACCACG CCTCATGCAGCAGCTGAGATTTACGCTGCACCCAGTGAGGAAGCTGTCGAACGCATTGTCCACGCCACAGCCTCTCAGCTTCTCCtgtgcttttcttcctcttcttcctcttcttcctcttcttcctcttcttcctctcctccgttgGCCTCTTCTGAGCCAGCAGAGTGTTTCCGTGACTCGGCttgccgtctctctgctcgtgCTGTCGGAGTTGCCGGAGCGGCGGGTGAGCCGACTGAAAGAGCGACGGAGgccagcgagagaggcgcgccgCTGGCCGGCGGTGGCCGCTCAATCTTCTTCGACGCGTCGGCGAGGGAGTTCTTTTCGGACGAGGACCAGCTCTGCATTCTTCTCGGCTACCACCACGCAGCTTCGTTGCGTCCGattctcgactctctctcgccttttctgtttcggctgcttctcttctccggtcCACGCgagcctcttctccctgctgGCCATCCGTCCGCATGCAGCCGCTCGgccctgtcgctctcgccgtGGGTTGTGGAGCTGTGCAGGCAGCCGGGGACTCTCCAGAGAGTCCTGCAGGGTCTCTCAAGAGACGCCCACGTGGACCAAGCGAGAAGTTTGttggaggaagaaacgcgcctTCTCGACATGCTCGCCTCTGCTCTGTCGACCGCGGAACTCCACCAGTCACAGGCGCCTCGCCGCGCCCCTGTCTCTGAGGCGCCGGCGCGcccgaggcgacagaggcagtGTCCAGGAGACACTTCGGGAGGGTGTGCGGAGGCGgggaggacgcgagagagaagccgagcaTCCGAAGGAGACATTGAGGAGCAAGCGACGGGGAGAGGCCCCTGTGAAAGGCGGACAAGCGAAGCCTCTGGGAGCTACACGCGAGTTGAAAAGGGTGAAGAtgcatctctctcggctCTGGATCAGGTCGCGTGGCGTCTGCTCGATCACTGCTGCGAGCGGTTCCTGCTTCTCGAGAGAGGCCAGGGAGGACAAGGGAGAAGCCACCGGCAAAGTTcttgtctgcctctgctttcGACAGCAGGCATGCGGATTTTACTGCACTTGGTGAGGGCGGCTGAAGCGCGACCCCTTCGTGTCAGAgtgagaaacgaagagccCGTCGAAGACGACCTCGTCGATGAGTTGAACCGGGTCCCGACGCaacgaagaacagacagcgacagaggtCACCTGCGCGGCgactgtgtctctgtttcctcgtctccaggGAACCCCGTAGCGTCTGTCGAAGGCTGGCAACGTTCCTCCGACGTCCGAGGAGTTGCGAaacgaggcgaagagaagccaCGAGAACAGAGTTTTCGTGAAGCTCCGGCCGAGATGTGGACTGTTGCGTCACTCTGTCGACTTCGGCAAACGGCGTCGCGCCTCCAGAGGATGCTTCTTCGATCTCCGCTCTCTGAATTTTCGCACGCAGACGCGCTGGTTGCCCTCCCCGCCGCGGCAGTCTTCCTGGACCAAGTTCAGGACtccgtcgcgtctcttcttcagcgggCACAAAGCGCGGAAGGAGGGACTCTCCAGGGCGAGACCGCGTCCGAACAGCAGGTGGAGCCTGAGGCTGCAGAGTGCCGGCGAGGCCTCACGCAGAGTGGAGACAGTTTGTCGGGAGCCGCGGCGCCTTCGTGGGGTGAGGGCGAGCCGCGATCCGAGGACCTCGGAGAGCAAACGAAGGAACGGCGGGCGCTTGGACGCGCTCTCAAGGCTCGTGTCTTCCAAGAGGTCGATCgccgagaggcagaagccaCCCTATTGGCCGACGACGTCGTAGATTGCTTGAATGCG ATCGTCAGAGTTCGCTCGGCGCGGCTCTCAACGGtggcgctgctgctgcgaaCGCTCTGCAATCGAACAG ACGACTTTTCCCCGGAGCAAAGGGAAGATCTTTCCGTGGgtctgcggcttctgcaCGCCTCCCTGCAGCGCCAGTCGCCGTCCCCGCGAGCGCGACCCCGAGGGTCCTCGGCACCCTCGTCGCTCGTGAGGCTCCAGAGCCGAGAGGTCCGCATCCGCGAGGAAGGTGCTCAGAGGCAGAGTGGCGGTGGGGGCGAGATGCAAGACAGAGGCAAGCGCGCAGAAACGACGCACAAGGCGAGCAAATTGGTGCTGTCTGGCCAGCAGGAAGATTCACAAGAaattgtttttttctcttgcagGGATGCACGCAACATGCGTGCGCAGGTTTCCGGGGCAGAATGGGGAAACGGAAGTGGGATCGAGGTGCGggcaggagacgcagcgacggaaagagaagatgaTTACAAGCAAGTGATTGCATTTCTTGAAAGGATACAGGAACACAAAATCTTGGAGAGGAAACATCGTTCCCTCATTTCCTGGAGTAATCGCAGGTGGTAG
- a CDS encoding pre-rRNA-processing protein PNO1, putative (encoded by transcript TGME49_220490), which yields MMDSCMGDEDQGFVPVRRRGRSRKDFQETGSAPYDSRGDSVAAPSLDVLQPAADDLTLGAGVEEEESPPAASAASDRSLPSSSQPRTTSSAAAKKQSPTVRFEVRRLLVPPHRMSPLRKQWTEILEPLVTHLKLQVRMNLRRRCVELRTRVGVAAQKAEASVRDSVQANSSLLQKGSDFVRAFLLGFEVRDAIALLRLDDLFIESFEIKDVKRLNGDHLSRCIARLNGREGKTKYAIENATRTRLVFADSRIHILGSFENIKLARHSICSLVLGAPPGKVYNHLRTVTRRLAERL from the coding sequence ATGATGGATTCTTGCATGGGCGACGAAGACCAAGGCTTCGTCCCAGTCCGGCGTCGGGGGCGCAGCCGGAAAGACTTCCAAGAGACAGGTTCGGCGCCGTACGACTCGAGAGGTGACAGCgtcgctgcgccttctctggaCGTTTTGCAGCCTGCCGCTGACGACCTGACTCTGGGCGCCGGcgtcgaggaggaggagTCTCCGCCGGCGGCCAGTGCGGCTTCTGACCGTTcgctcccctcttcttcgcagccgCGGACGACGTCGTCCGCggctgcgaagaagcagTCCCCGACAGTTCGGTTCGAGGTGCGAAGACTCTTGGTGCCGCCGCACCGCATGTCGCCCCTGCGGAAGCAGTGGACAGAGATCCTGGAGCCGCTGGTGACGCATCTGAAGCTGCAAGTCCGGATGAACTTGAGGCGTCGCTGCGTTGAGCTCCGGACGCGCGTCGGCGTCGCGGCGCAGAAGGCCGAGGCGTCGGTGAGAGACAGCGTGCAGGCGAACAGCTCGCTGCTTCAGAAAGGCAGCGACTTCGTCCGggcgtttctcctcggcTTCGAGGTGAGGGACGCGATTGCGCTGCTGCGGCTGGACGACTTGTTCATCGAGTCGTTCGAAATCAAAGATGTGAAGCGCTTGAACGGCGATCACCTCAGCCGGTGCATTGCGCGGCTGAATGGACGCGAAGGGAAGACCAAGTACGCGATCGAAAACGCTACTCGCAcgcgcctcgtcttcgcagACAGCCGCATACATATCTTAGGGTCCTTCGAGAACATCAAGCTCGCGAGACACTCGAtctgctctctcgtcttgGGCGCGCCCCCAGGGAAAGTGTACAACCACCTGCGGACAGTCACGCGACGCCTCGCAGAGAGACTCTGA
- a CDS encoding UBX domain-containing protein (encoded by transcript TGME49_220500) yields the protein MRPLFSPAFERCADFRHRKFQSLCLSRGFSVSRTLEDQKSRLFPAVRFSRFLSIRFPYFFYLCLNVRPSFFASTPTASPVTFSSFFVCLSASFFRRGAPGLHLLRILELPFPSVSFVAFLASPVYAQSVYAHGSVEQQSFFRNEKMSIRSLSDLQRREDGEKKNTSSFTGGERSGLAVENPSDEESPIGDFAHAVRGAAPPGARRVTVYRNGFIVDDGEFRSLEDPDNVRFLDELKAGFAPRELQEGGRRVHVELVNKQSEVYHPPPPPAYVLFSGDGQRLSADEGVARGTSAPRGDVDVSRGAVAVDESQPTTMLQFRLHDGQRRTQRFNETHTIADLREFVSQVAPVNGEVRLLEGFPPKEITAAPSATIKEAGLLNAAIVQKIC from the exons ATGCGACCGCTTTTCTCACCCGCTTTCGAGAGGTGCGCTGATTTCCGCCACAGAAAATTCCAGTCTTTGTGTTTGTCTCGcggcttttctgtttcgcgaACTTTGGAAGACCAGAAATCTCGCCTTTTCCCCGCCGTTCGGTTTAGTCGGTTTCTCTCCATACGCTTTCCCTATTTTTTTTATCTGTGTCTCAACGTTcgcccttctttcttcgcgtcgACGCCGACGGCGTCTCCGGTCAcattttcttcctttttcgtttgtttgtctgcttcgtttttTAGACGGGGCGCGCCTggtctccaccttctccgTATTTTGGAACTCCCGTttccttccgtctctttcgttGCTTTTCTGGCCTCCCCGGTGTACGCACAAAGTGTGTATGCACACGGCTCTGTGGAACAACAATCCTTTttcagaaacgaaaaaatgTCGATCCG aTCCTTGAGCGACTTGCAGCGGCGggaggacggagaaaagaaaaacacctCGAGTTTCACAGGAGGAGAACGCTCCGGCCTCGCGGTCGAAAACCCCTCTGACGAGGAATCCCCAATTGGAGActttgcgcatgcagt aagaggagctgCACCTCCAGGGGCGCGGCGCGTCACGGTGTACAGAAACGGTTTCATAGTGGACGACGGCGAGTTTCGCTCGCTGGAGGATCCAGACAATGTTCGATTTCTTGATGAATTGAAGGCGGG cTTTGCTCCTCGGGAGCTGCAGGAGGGCGGCCGGCGCGTCCACGTGGAATTGGTGAATAAGCAGTCGGAAGTCTATCatccgccgcctcctccggCG TACGTGTTGTTCAGTGGAGACGGCCAGCGGTTGTCTGCAGACGAAGGTGTGGCGAGAGGCACTTCAGCACCGCGGGGCGATGTGGATGTCAGCCGCGGCGCGGTGGCGGTCGATGAGAGTCAGCCCACGACCATGCTCCAGTTCCGTCTCCACGATGGGCAGAGACGAACTCAGAGATTCAACGAAACTCACACCATTGCCGACCTACGCGAATTCGTTTCCCA gGTGGCACCAGTAAATGGAGAAGTCCGTCTTCTTGAGGGTTTCCCCCCGAAAGAAATCACTGCAGCGCCGTCGGCGACCATCAAAGAAGCGGGCCTTCTCAATGCAGCCATTGTTCAGAAGATATGCTAG
- a CDS encoding hypothetical protein (encoded by transcript TGME49_220510), which produces MMTTPRSMEVESSSAAASPQRSLAGSEEKPSSGSVPSARDASPPHTANSSARSEYMTRPRQEGEGSSPTPKSSLSVAKAGRPLNSQTASSTRSPPGSTRQGLSAFGGRGTPAPTSAERAVGVGGLRQDSELSRANSSAGSRTMRPGVFSRVHAPPAPHSIEVRGNLVVQNVSSVEEVLALLEDENSPFSLQLQDVELRVGPNQVAGLGAAIPDLREHLRALQREQDESHALGRTRETAGTSRSASLRTNVVLRGVVEGRRNLGSRAPQVAARGPRAPIAGALRPATSLASVPARRLPSGPPPSSSAVLPSATEVRAARARAAVATASGAQRPAEANEALHAQEQSQSLMARLSEVQEEVKSLLANEGVVPAADATKGKGDGKGREGEGDKKGDFGGKGRFQGSDKGIPESGSAKDFSASSNGASRAASSSSKPASSHPGNHGEAQETTSDGDLNPAEKGKSGKGSEERENAEKDEKERDATERMEQEKEVKEKIEKNEAEKEIEETVKPGGVAEGAGKKDNGKQEGQEEPARSGIKATIEGVFRQVPSSENIDEMAQQGEAPQVEGESIQAESKKSENAEDGKKEDTQNDETPKEETPKEDTPEEETPKETSNEEAPKEEVSSSWFW; this is translated from the coding sequence ATGATGACGACTCCGCGGTCAATGGAGGTCGAGAGCAGCTCGGCGGCGGCTTCGCCTCAAAGGAGCCTCGCAGGTTCTGAAGAGAAGCCTTCGTCGGGTTCTGTGCCCTCTGCCCGTGACGCTTCGCCGCCTCACACCGCGAACTCCTCAGCGCGTTCAGAGTACATGACGAGGCCTCGGCAAGAGGGTGAAGGGTCGTCTCCGACGCCAAAATCTTCGCTTTCAGTGGCGAAAGCTGGGAGGCCGTTGAATTCTCAAACCGCCTCCTCGACACGCTCGCCACCAGGCTCTACGCGTCAAGGCTTGTCGGCTTTCGGCGGGAGAGGCACACCCGCTCCAACATCTGCAGAGAGGGCCGTTGGGGTAGGGGGCCTTAGGCAAGACTCGGAGCTCTCTCGAGCGAACAGCTCCGCGGGCTCTCGCACTATGAGGCCAGGCGTCTTCAGTCGGGTGCATGCGCCCCCTGCACCGCACTCGATTGAAGTCCGGGGGAACCTAGTTGTGCAGAATGTCTCGAGTGTCGAGGAGGTGCTGGCTTTGCTTGAAGATGAGAACTCGCCCTTTTCGCTCCAACTGCAAGACGTGGAACTCCGCGTCGGCCCGAACCAAGTCGCGGGCCTCGGCGCCGCAATCCCTGACTTGCGCGAGCACCTCCGggctctccagagagaacaagatgAGTCGCATGCTCTGGGgcggacgagagagacagctgggaCCTCGCGTTCCGCTTCCCTGAGAACCAACGTCGTTCTCCGAGGAGTCGtggaaggacgaagaaaccTCGGAAGTCGGGCGCCACAAGTCGCGGCCAGGGGCCCGCGCGCCCCTATCGCTGGAGCCTTAAGGCCCGCAACCTCACTGGCCTCGGTCCCCGCTCGGCGTCTTCCCTCTGGGCCTCCACCCTCGTCCTCAGCCGTGCTACCTTCGGCGACAGAAGTCCGAGCTGCTCGAGCCCGAGCTGCAGTCGCGACGGCGTCGGGAGCCCAGAGGCCCGCAGAGGCAAACGAagctttgcatgcacaggaacAGTCGCAGTCTCTCATGGCGAGGCTCTCCGAGGTGCAGGAAGAGGTTAAATCGCTTCTTGCTAACGAAGGCGTGGTGCCGGCTGCTGACGCCACAAAGGGCAAAGGAGAcggaaaggggagagaaggtgagggcgacaaaaaaggagacTTTGGAGGGAAAGGCAGATTTCAAGGCAGTGACAAAGGAATCCCGGAAAGCGGCAGTGCGAAGGATTTTAGCGCAAGCAGCAACGGCGCCAGCCGGGCGGCCAGTAGCAGCTCCAAGCCAGCGAGCTCCCACCCTGGAAATCATGGAGAGGCACAAGAAACAACGTCGGACGGAGATCTCAACccggcagagaaaggaaaatcagggaaaggaagcgaggagagagagaacgcagagaaggacgaaaaggagagggacgcgacagaaaggatggagcaagagaaagaagtgaaggaaaagatagagaagaacgaggcagagaaggagattGAGGAGACGGTGAAGCCCGGTGGGGTGGCGGAGGGAGCAGGGAAGAAAGATAACGGAAAACAGGAAGGCCAAGAAGAGCCAGCGAGATCTGGCATTAAAGCAACAATCGAAGGTGTGTTCCGTCAAGTACCCTCGTCTGAAAACATTGATGAAATGGCACAGCAGGGAGAAGCGCCGCAGGTTGAAGGTGAATCGATACAAGCAGAATCTAAAAAatcagaaaacgcagaagatggaaagaaagaagacacacagaatgacgagacaccgaaagaagagacaccgaaagaagacacaccggaagaagagacaccgaaggAGACGTCGAACGAGGAGGCACCGAAAGAAGAGGTATCGAGTAGTTGGTTTTGGTGA